A single genomic interval of Hevea brasiliensis isolate MT/VB/25A 57/8 chromosome 4, ASM3005281v1, whole genome shotgun sequence harbors:
- the LOC131179366 gene encoding probable leucine-rich repeat receptor-like protein kinase At1g35710, whose protein sequence is MMPFFPGRPLANHHPFALQLLLSTSLLLSFSYFSASAFAAAATSRSRQGQEAEALLRWKNSLHDPTHSLLASWKLDNSNLPSNSSSSSPCNWVGIACDESGSVTHINVSSCNLRGMLRNLDFSCFPNLLELDLHNNSLYGTIPSRVSNLSKLTSLDLSYNDLSGNIPSEIGLLSSLGFFYLNNNNMNGSIPKEIGMLRSLEWLTVGENSLLGSIPLSLGNLSKISYLWLNENRFSGFIPREVGKLKSLIDLSLQRNIITGSIPASLGNLSNLNILNIFQNRIFGSIPSHLSLLSKLTQIALSSNNISGTIPPPISNLSNLIYLDLSSNNLSGTIPPPISNLSNLIRLDFSSNDIYGNIPSEVGLLSNLRYLNVQKNKINGSIPQEIGMLRSLDQLICGKNFLSGSIPLSIANWRNLSHLWLNENMLSGSIPQEVGMLKSLTDLSLQRNILTGPIPASIGNLSNLNIINLFENGLSGPIPHEIGKLRSLGQLSLNNNKLSGQIPQELNNLTSLKFLGLSYNNLSGCLPPDICLGGKLRILTANENSIRGSIPKSLKNCTSLVRVRLEWNQLEGNISEDFGVYPQLN, encoded by the coding sequence ATGATGCCATTCTTCCCAGGAAGACCACTCGCCAATCACCATCCTTTTGCGCTCCAACTTCTGTTATCCACCTCGTTGttgctttctttttcttatttttctgcTTCTGCATTTGCTGCTGCTGCTACTTCTAGGAGTAGACAAGGACAAGAAGCGGAGGCACTTCTCAGATGGAAGAACAGCCTTCATGATCCAACTCATTCTCTGCTCGCATCCTGGAAGCTTGACAATTCCAACTTGCCATCTAATTCTTCTTCCAGCAGTCCCTGCAACTGGGTTGGAATAGCTTGTGATGAGTCAGGAAGTGTCACCCATATCAATGTCAGCAGTTGCAATTTAAGAGGTATGCTCCGTAATCTTGATTTTTCTTGCTTCCCCAACCTACTTGAGCTTGATCTCCACAACAACTCCCTCTATGGAACCATTCCATCTCGTGTCAGTAACCTTTCAAAATTGACAAGCCTTGACCTGAGTTACAATGATCTCTCTGGAAACATACCATCTGAGATAGGCCTTCTCTCGAGTCTTGGCTTCTTTTATCTGAACAATAATAACATGAATGGGTCTATACCTAAGGAAATAGGAATGTTGAGGTCTCTTGAATGGTTGACCGTTGGTGAGAATTCTCTCTTAGGTTCCATCCCTTTGTCGCTTGGAAATTTGAGCAAGATTTCATATCTATGGCTTAATGAAAACAGATTTTCTGGATTCATCCCCCGGGAAGTAGGAAAGCTTAAATCACTCATTGACCTTTCTTTGCAGCGCAACATTATAACAGGTTCTATACCTGCATCCCTTGGGAATTTAAGCAACTTGAATATCTTAAATATCTTTCAGAATAGAATTTTTGGATCCATTCCATCCCATCTAAGTCTTCTTTCAAAACTAACACAGATTGCCTTGAGCTCCAACAATATATCTGGAACCATTCCACCCCCCATCAGCAATCTCTCAAATCTCATATATCTTGACTTGAGTTCCAACAATCTCTCTGGAACTATTCCTCCACCCATCAGCAATCTTTCAAATCTCATACGCCTTGACTTTAGTTCCAATGATATATATGGTAATATTCCATCTGAGGTAGGCCTGCTCTCAAATCTTCGCTACTTAAATGTGCAGAAGAATAAGATAAATGGCTCTATCCCTCAGGAAATTGGAATGTTAAGGTCTCTTGATCAGCTaatttgtggaaagaattttcttTCGGGCTCTATCCCTTTGTCTATAGCAAATTGGAGAAATCTTTCACATCTATGGCTTAATGAAAACATGCTTTCTGGATCCATCCCTCAAGAGGTAGGAATGCTTAAATCACTAACTGACCTTTCTCTACAAAGAAACATCCTAACAGGTCCGATACCCGCTTCCATTGGAAATTTAAGCAACTTGAATATCATAAATCTATTCGAGAATGGACTTTCAGGACCTATACCCCACGAAATAGGAAAACTCAGATCCCTTGGTCAGCTGAGTCTTAACAATAATAAACTTAGTGGCCAGATCCCTCAAGAGCTGAATAATCTTacatctttaaaatttttgggattGAGTTACAACAATTTGTCTGGCTGCCTACCTCCAGATATATGCCTCGGAGGAAAGCTTAGGATTTTGACCGCAAATGAAAACAGTATCAGAGGTTCCATTCCCAAGAGTTTGAAGAACTGCACTAGTTTGGTCAGGGTAAGGCTGGAATGGAATCAACTTGAAGGAAACATATCAGAAGATTTTGGCGTATATCCGCAGTTAAATTAA
- the LOC110657524 gene encoding MDIS1-interacting receptor like kinase 2, translated as MPLLVLKMSNNMLSSNIPKELGMLSDLEQLNLAANRLGGSIPEQLEKCSRLLFLNLSRNTLGNSIPFQIGNLRTLQSLDLSYNMLRGELPYKLGFLRSLEIFNISHNELSGSIPSSFSEMVSLTSIEISNNQLEGPLPNNPAFSKASAEMLENNQDLCGNNKALEACTMTSRRKHSKKIVFLIMPPVFGIVILQFATLGILVHRRKKKNKDKPIEVLNENFTTILNYDGKMVHESIVEATEEFDSKYCIGVGGSASVYKAELPTGQVVAVKKLHQPEEGGINLKAFTSEITALAEVRHRNIVGFFGYCLHPRHSFLVYEFLERGSLAKVLRNEASAVDLDWIKRITIIKGVADALCYMHHECFPPIIHRDISSNSVLLDADHTAHVSDFGTARILKPTSSKWTSFGGTFGYAAPELAYMMEANEKCDVYSFGVVTLEVIMGRHPGDLISSLSISRAHQILFKDVVDQRILPPHGQAAEELVNVAKLVFACLDASPRSRPTMEQVSHKIAIRKPNHTTSLSQDVHSKATFAKAFDTVKLADLFDCLRP; from the exons ATGCCATTACTGGTTCTCAAGATGAGTAACAATATGCTTTCAAGCAATATTCCTAAAGAACTTGGAATGCTATCAGATCTAGAGCAGCTTAACCTGGCAGCAAATCGTCTGGGCGGATCTATTCCTGAACAACTAGAGAAGTGTTCCAGGCTGCTTTTCTTGAATTTAAGTAGGAATACACTGGGCAATAGCATTCCCTTCCAGATTGGCAATTTACGCACTCTCCAAAGTCTTGACCTAAGCTACAATATGCTTAGAGGAGAATTGCCGTATAAGCTTGGGTTCCTTCGCAGCTTAGAAATTTTCAACATCTCCCATAATGAACTTTCAGGCTCCATCCCGTCAAGCTTTAGTGAGATGGTTAGCTTGACATCTATTGAAATATCCAACAATCAATTGGAGGGTCCTCTCCCCAATAATCCAGCATTCAGCAAGGCATCAGCAGAAATGCTCGAGAACAATCAAGATTTGTGTGGCAACAACAAGGCTTTAGAGGCCTGCACCATGACATCTAGAAGGAAGCACAGCAAGAAGATAGTGTTCTTAATCATGCCACCTGTTTTCGGCATTGTAATTCTACAATTTGCCACGCTTGGAATACTTGTTCATCGCAGAAAGAAGAAGAACAAAGATAAGCCAATAGAAGTACTCAACGAAAATTTCACAACAATACTGAACTATGACGGAAAGATGGTACATGAAAGCATCGTTGAGGCAACCGAGGAGTTCGACTCCAAGTATTGCATTGGCGTTGGAGGAAGTGCGAGTGTTTATAAAGCTGAGCTGCCAACAGGTCAAGTTGTTGCGGTCAAGAAACTTCACCAACCTGAAGAAGGCGGGATCAATCTCAAAGCTTTCACAAGTGAGATTACGGCTTTGGCTGAAGTGCGACACAGAAATATTGTGGGGTTCTTTGGGTATTGTTTGCACCCAAGGCACTCATTTTTGGTGTACGAGTTCTTGGAACGAGGGAGCTTGGCTAAAGTACTAAGAAATGAGGCATCAGCCGTAGATTTAGATTGGATTAAGAGAATAACTATCATAAAGGGTGTGGCAGATGCTCTATGTTACATGCACCACGAATGCTTTCCTCCTATAATCCATCGAGACATATCAAGCAATAGTGTTTTGTTGGATGCGGACCACACGGCTCATGTGTCTGACTTCGGTACAGCTAGAATTTTGAAGCCTACCTCTTCCAAATGGACTTCATTTGGAGGCACATTTGGGTACGCAGCTCCAG AGCTTGCCTACATGATGGAAGCAAATGAGAAATGTGATGTTTACAGCTTTGGAGTAGTAACATTGGAAGTGATCATGGGAAGGCATCCAGGAGATCTCATCTCGTCCTTGTCAATATCAAGGGCCCATCAAATTCTATTCAAGGATGTAGTGGACCAACGCATTCTTCCTCCTCATGGTCAAGCAGCGGAGGAATTGGTTAACGTTGCAAAGCTAGTATTTGCTTGCCTTGATGCCAGTCCACGCTCTCGGCCAACCATGGAACAAGTTTCTCACAAGATAGCAATTCGAAAGCCCAACCATACAACAAGTCTCTCACAAGATGTCCATTCGAAAGCAACATTTGCCAAGGCATTTGACACTGTAAAATTAGCAGACCTGTTTGATTGTTTGCGTCCTTAA
- the LOC110642505 gene encoding small acidic protein 1: protein MRPMQMDFFADMEEQGSTVAMDVDDVDPLEIFGEGVINVDNKLADADFFNNFEDDFDDSDIN, encoded by the coding sequence ATGAGGCCGATGCAGATGGACTTCTTTGCCGATATGGAGGAGCAGGGATCGACGGTGGCGATGGACGTGGACGACGTAGACCCACTCGAGATCTTCGGTGAGGGCGTCATCAACGTCGACAACAAGCTTGCTGACGCTGATTTCTTCAACAATTTCGAGGACGATTTCGATGACTCCGACATCAATTGA
- the LOC110657522 gene encoding uncharacterized protein LOC110657522 translates to MESGGAGGGGGGGGLLLLTKPGFIQFHQKPLFPFKTSNFYSYYIFRKSNIAIITPATTSASYRRWDSNAESVGSKKFKFKFRDKNKKYRENGDMEERNEEVEDYRRKGKKRRWWLDKPTGMVEEEEEEDAGILEEFVDSLWIFKLFKSYGWALPPIILSWLIATGPKAFLMALALPLGQSALTFVFGKLWGSTQSKPNSKARKKRKPFGSSSSNVEMDDEELEERQKTKKGNKEFQSWVVNGSVNRDSQGTPNLGGWDELDEMESMQQPSQRACQTQKKSSANGKLGRRRRKSNAPLLLRLLVAVFPFLGSWIKML, encoded by the exons ATGGAGAGCGGTGGTGCTGGCGGCGGCGGAGGTGGTGGTGGTCTCCTTCTGTTAACAAAACCTGGCTTCAtccaatttcatcaaaaacctctTTTTCCATTCAAAACATCCAATTTTTACTCCTATTATATTTTTCGGAAATCAAACATTGCTATTATCACACCCGCCACCACCTCCGCCAGCTATAGGCGCTGGGACTCCAATGCTGAATCCGTTGGGTCTAAGAAATTCAAATTCAAGTTTCGAGACAAGAACAAAAAATATAGGGAAAACGGTGACATGGAAGAACGAAATGAAGAAGTAGAAGATTACAGAAGGAAGGGCAAGAAGCGAAGGTGGTGGTTGGATAAGCCAACGGGTatggtggaagaagaagaagaagaagatgctggAATTTTGGAGGAATTTGTTGATAGTCTTTGGATTTTTAAG TTATTCAAATCGTATGGTTGGGCACTTCCACCCATCATCTTATCTTGGCTGATAGCTACTGGCCCCAAAGCTTTCCTTATGGCATTAGCCCTTCCTCTAGGGCAGTCAGCCCTAACTTTTGTGTTTGGAAAGTTGTGGGGGAGCACACAAAGTAAGCCAAACTCCAAGGCCAGAAAGAAGAGGAAACCATTTGGCAGCTCTTCCAGCAATGTTGAAATGGATGATGAAGAGCTAGAAGAAAGGCAGAAGACCAAGAAGGGAAATAAGGAGTTTCAATCTTGGGTAGTTAATGGTTCAGTTAATAGGGACAGCCAAGGCACACCCAATCTTGGTGGATGGGATGAGCTAGATGAAATGGAGTCCATGCAGCAACCATCTCAAAGAGCATGTCAGACTCAAAAAAAATCTTCAGCAAATGGCAAACTGGGTAGGAGAAGGAGAAAAAGCAATGCACCCCTACTCTTGAGATTGTTAGTTGCTGTGTTCCCATTTTTAGGTTCCTGGATAAAGATGCTTTAG